A stretch of DNA from Oryza brachyantha chromosome 4, ObraRS2, whole genome shotgun sequence:
AACtaaggactagcaaccccttcgatcgaccaccaaggtcaagatcaaggcggcttgcccagccctagattgcaattcgctctaccctgcagccttctatgagaaagtacaagaatccactatcaatcttacctattcccttgtggaggttaggcaccaaccttcacaacttgctcccggacgatccacacgaatcggaggctcgcgggcgacgcttatgcgtctaggagatcaatctccaagagtaacaggccaccttgactccacatgcatccatcaacgcccgagaatgaacactctatcactcactaaccttaacactctctctaagacatgatccaacgattaatctctctaggaggtgtattggctcaaaaagataaaataaaatacgccaTCGAGCGCCTTCGTCTTTGTAGAGCCGTCTcttcgggtcacacatgctctaagtttgatcaagtaatccttcaatcaaaatgatctctcatcttctctgcaatcacaactcattagcgcacacatgcttggctagcattgtcattaatcatccaaaacattgtttaggggctagatgcactttcaggcAAGAGCATCATGGTCAGCCTTCCAATAGGCACTTGGATAGTACAGTATTGGGTGAAAATGATTCAATTATCTACAGAAAGTTGTTACAGCGACTCAGCAGCTTAGCTAGGGGCTACTCCAGGTGTTAATGGCAGATTTTGGTAAATTGTCGTTGCGAATTGAAATGTGGTTAAGAGTCCAAATCGGACAAGAGAAAGGGAATCTGCTGGAGAAAGAAGTTGAAGACGATACTACCATGGCTGATGGAGTTCGAATCGGACAGGAGGTGGAGACCGATTGTGTCCGAAAGTTAAAGATAGATTCGGTAGTTAACCGCGAGTCCGTGTAGAGTTAGTTAGGCTTTATCTTAGaatttgtttaggatttttagattaattaaagTCCGGGTATAATAGGTTAGTTACCAACatggattcttatccggtCAAAGTTAGTTAGAtccaagggtataaatatgtgtcccggggtccttgtaaatcatCTTCAGATCAATCAAACTTGGTGCATCGCCTCCAaaaccttcgacttgcttgagctttcggcgcggggtttgtcagcttcgcaatgtaagttcttgtTTGTCAAAACCTGTCGATCAACTAGAACAGGACTATCTCGGTTAAGTTCGATCTCCTGCATAGTTGATCGGAGGGCtaagttctattattgctttaatctatttttagcttgaagtagtagtagttgtcGATCAAATCCTCACGACTTCTTCGGTTTGATCTGCTAGCATGACTCTAGTAgacttgattctgtctcggttcggtccgatcaatctggttggCCCAGTTTGTATTATCGGATTAGATCGAGTGCTAGTGAAGGTTTATTGTTGGAGtcctagccagcattatcttaagtaatctACTGATTCATTTATTAAGTTtgtcgatcttcatgtttctatgattatatcgtgctgaattgcatactgtctcggttaggtctgatctatgtatatttGGTGCGATATGCTTATAGAACTCTGTCCGATCAGCTAGGATTAATGAGTGAGTTGATAGATTACGCCGGCTTGTTGTCTTGTTGCTCGCATGCTACAATGATTAGTTGATCTCATGCATGGTTAtatttagatctgtactgtctcgattagattcgatcttctagatctggtgtgAGCATGTATGCTgttgattattattgttttatgctagtaACTAGTATGACATTccggtttatatttaattgtgCACTAGTCTCCTAACAGCTGTCAATTTTACGCGCGATAAGTACTGAACTGGTCCGATTGGCTGAttaatcttttaagattaattggctGGTTAGTTTGTTTGGCGTTTATCCTGCTTCTGGTTCAGCCGATTAAGCATATTTACACTcactatcatgaaattcctgtaaagccgatcgtctagttcatcggctagggtcctgggacgATATCGACTATCCGGCCGATAGCGgtttcagggttaactgttttccgtgttatatcttgtcagttacaggatcaaactgactggcacgtctaacatttctaagaattaggtcctgcactggagtggtctaagACTAACTCTCAGGCCTATGTGTGTCTCTGTTGATTatcattttcagcgtcaacaccaGGTGGGCCGGTGCCTACCCCCGAAATCAGCCCATGAAGAGGGACCCTCATAGCCCGGCCCAGCAGATAACGCATCGAATACGAAGCGGACCGGAATATGGTATCGGAAATTTACCGGAATATaaaaatacctcaaaataTGTATGCAAATCTTTTCTAAAAGAACGTATCAATTTCTCAAAGTAACCAAGGGAACAGCacacatcaaattttaaaataccaTGTCACAGCAAGAACAACACATTGTAAATTCGGAATTCGGGGACTCGAGGGTGTCGGCTGAATGCGGTGCTGGGGCCAGTGGCATCGAGGACTgccgacgggtggggaccGTCGGGCAAAGGGAGCTGGAGGCGGCGCATGGGCTGCTGGCGTCATGGCTGATGGCAAGGAGCTAGAGGTGGCGCTGGGGGATGGTGGCGTCGTGGCCGACGACTGGAGGGAAATGGAGGCGGCAGCGTCATGGCGAGCGGCTGGAGGCAACCTCAGGGATGTTGGCGTCCGAGCGACGGGGGACGTTGGCGGTGGCTGGAGTAGAGGTGGCGTCGGGGACCGAGGgtgggagggggcggcggagggagcgAGAACGCCAGCGCCTGGGTGGGAGTGAGCGGCAGGGCTGGAGGAGGGTGGCTCCTCGACACCGCCGTTGGCCAGCCTGGCGGCTAGGGTTAGCCCGCCGTCGGGGTCACACCCTCGGACCTCGGTCCCTTGCTGTCTCTGTCGCACACTCGCACGGGACGAGTGGCACTCTGTGGTGGCTGGGGTTAGCCGGCCAGGACACCATCTCCACTTTGGGCCGGCCTAGTACATTGGGCTgggccatttttttatttcgtaTGATATTACTATCCggaattccaaaaaaaattttggaaagttTTCGACCGATTTCGAGTTCCGACGGATATTACATTTACCGTATCCGTTTccgttttcaaaaaaaaaattctgatttCAATAACGTTTCCAAAAAATTCCGATCGACGGGTTCTGTTTCCAAAAATAGGTCTAGATTCCCGAAAATTCCTAACTGTTTTTAACCCTACCGCCACCAACCATGCATACTCCCAGCGCCCAGCCGCCCACGCCCATGTCAACGCCTGTGCCTTGGGGACCATCGCCCCCGCCCAGGCCCCTGGCTTGCCCGCCCAACGCCCACTGAGGgttctctcactctctctgacactctctctctcagtcTTTCTCTGTAATCTGTACACTAGTAATCTGTGCTCACTACTCTACTTTGCTCATACAAAAATGTGAATTATTTACCTATCATAAACTTATAAGTTATAGGCTTACAACATCTGATAATTTACTTGTTATTATAAGATTTGTGAGggactatttttatttgggtACAACATGCAGAGGAAAGAAGATATTTTATTGATGTCGTAAGAGGTGGCGCCCCGACTGGAGAGAGACCAAGCGTGGCACGGAGAGCCGTGGCGTCGACGGTGACCGTCGATGGCGAGGGCGGGCTGGATGCCATGGTCGCTGCCGgggcggttgccgtggcggctGACGTCGGAGGAACGAGGAGCGCAGAGATGGCCTGCTGCACGGCTTTAACAGCTGCGGCAGAAGCCGCGTCGGTGATTTCCGTGGCGGCAGCGATGTCGTCGGCTGAGGCCGACTCGTCGTGGGACGGAGCGTTGTCCGGATGGCCGAGGCGGCTGCATCAGTGACGGAGGTGATGGCGGCCGAGAGAGCCGCATCATGGAGCGACATGGCGTCGGCAAGGGAGCGACGAGGAGAAGAGGTTAGAGGGAGAGAACGGAAGCGAGAGGATCGGTTGTATCTGATACCATGAAAGCTAGATTGGCTCAACGCGATGTAGATTAATCACGGAACATGTGTACATATAGCCTCAACCATACTATAACCGCTCTACCGATTTATAGCAACAGAATCGGGAGGATCTGGATAGGAGATCGGCAAAAACAGGAAAGGAATAAACATGCTGTTTTATCTCTAACAAgatgttaattttatattttattgagggactagagtaattttatatgtataattggttaatactacctccatttcataatgtaagatgtttgaattttttttgttgcaacgtttaaccattcgtcttatttaaaaatttagtataaatataaaaaatgataagtcgtgcttaaagttcttttgataaaaagtaagtcataagcaaaataaatgatatttctataattttttgaataagacaaatggtcaaacgttgtaagtaaaaaagtcaaacatcttatattatgaaacggagtaaGTATATCATTAGTAGTGAGGATTGTTGTGTGTTTTTGCAATCATGTAGTgtgagaggaagaagaattaGACGGAAAGGATGTCCATTTTGGGccgaatatatattaaaaatgcaCATATCATAactgaaataaatattttatataaacacGTGGTTTATTGAAACATTTTGGCCGAAAATTTGGGGTTTCTTGAAACAATGCCTCAAATCTAGggatttgtaaaatttactcttttaACTAAATTCTTACCCATATATGAGATTGTtggttcaaattttttttacgtcGCGTTAACTTACGATGTTTGGACATGAGTATCCACCGGAAATTTCCAGGCTATGCCACCGACAGCAAGGGTGTCTTCAAGAACCACAGCAAACAAGATCCCTGAAATCCTGCACAAGAAAATCTTGTAATGTTGTTCATCCTTGTAATGTTGATCAAGAACACATCTGTCGAGCGAAGTTGTAGGGCCAAAATGCTCAATTAATAACTTGTGCACCCGAAAGGAACATACTTCACAAGCTGTAaccaaatattcaattttCATGTTATTGTATTGAACTGCACCAACTAGCAAGTTCTCCTACTTATAATGGAATTTTTTAGATGATCCTGTACAAGTAGTCTGCGTGTTGCTGTGTTTATAAGGAGCAAACATATTTTGTTCACTTCTTCTTTCCTGCATTGCCGTTCCcttctctttttatttacaaaagagaaaggcaaaacaaaagttatatGCAAGCAAGCCCTTGGAAGCAATGTATTAAAGGTATAACGCAACAAACAAGATTTGATGACATATTCtctagaggaaaaaaaagtgaaaaagcAATAAAGAGCTATGTATATTTGATGACATAGGCTCCAGCACACCTATGCCTATCGTCGTTCTGTCTTGAATCCTTGTGCTTGATCTCTAGCACAGACCAAACAGAGACATATTTCGTATGCAGCCTGCAGGCTCATCGGACAACAGGGACAAAATGGAtcaggtaattaattaaaacttGTCGTCTGTACACTGTATTATGTTTAATTTGGTAATGAGCATGAGGGGCAGCTAGCTGATCGAATGGGTTTTCTGTCGAAACAAATGCAAAGATACGAGTGGAAGCATACGCAAAGATACGAGTGGAAGCATACGTGAAGATCGACGGCAAAACTGCGGGGAGCAACAAGGAACCCCCAGGCCGGCCCGTCATCCCGGCGATGGTGAGCATCGCCGCACCGGCCGGCGGAACGGCAGGGCGAAGCGAGGCCGTGGATCTTGTCCTCTGCCTCCACCACAGCGGCTCGTCGGTGCCGAGGAAACGCGCCAGGCTGCTCAACGAGGCCGTGAGGGTTGTCGTCGACTTGCTTGGCACCAACGACCGCCTAGCGATTCTCCCCATTCAAGGGGCTCTACAACCTATCTCCGACCAAGTCTGGGTCAAAGCCCGCAACGAATTGCCTGAGATGGCGATCACAAGTAACCTCCCGTTGGTGACAGCCCTCGGATCAGCTGAATCGGTACATATATGTAGTGACATATATTCATACAGAATGAATTTCTATATTGCTGAGATATATATCAGTCGTTATACATTGCTCCATCTTACCTTTCTGAAAGGTAGGTGTAAGGTACCATGTATTGATTATCATAGCAAAAAACTTGTTAGCTATTTCCATCAACGAatggtggaaaaaaaaattgccaaaTTAATGCTCAATAGTTACTCTTCCAAATATCACATGGCCGTGCTGCACCtaccaaaaaataaaccacatacccaccaaattttaatacaaagaGTCCaacaatattttgtgaaattaTGTGCTATTcaacataaatttaatatgatgttcAATGTGAAGAAAAAATGGTTGCATTTTTATGTCACAAACTACTATGTGTGAAGCAAGTATTAGATATAACTCAAATTTCAAAGTTATTCGAAACTTCCACTACAACATGAAAGTAAATAACGAATACacttgatttttaattttgttgtggtgattttcattgaaattttgaaacaaaaagacATTAgtatacaattattttttacattgttACAAGAAAACATTGATCCTGTATTAATACGATGGATGGTTTGAAATAGTTTTAGTTTACCACAAAAAAGTTCTTGAGAAATACTTACATACATATAGGGACACTATAGTGATCTCATTTTCTTTCCCATCATCTCTAGGCCTGCTAATGGATTGGATGGAAATGGGTTAAAtgagttggttttaatttgaattgtgtttggttgggtgcaaatggattgttGGATTAGATTATGTTATATAGACAAATGGATTGCTACCGACTGTATTTGGTTAGGTGATTTCAGtttctaaatggatttaaccagtggagggtaaatggatcctttaattaGGTATTGATAAGAGAATAGAcatatgtgggacccacatatataaatcgatcaaaatttgtacaaagttgtttttatacataataaatcatcccaccaaatttcactcaaatttgatattttttatagtgtgaacgctagttttaaaattttaggtccgagtttatacatatcaaatgtcAAATGGTGCATTCATTTTACAACAATGGATTGAATcgattttaaccaaatggtttggtgcgggttgggctaaaattaaagttggatTGGATCCTAAAGAAGAATAATTGGTGCGGATCGGTTTCGTAGactaattagcaaagaaatggATTGGAGTGGATTGGGATTGAATTTCAATCCACTGGAAGGCTTAATCATCTCGAGTGAAATTTGACTGTACTCATACCATTTATTATATGCTGTGTGCAGGTGTTATTCGAAAGGAGTCGCGAGGAGAGGGAGCGGTCCGggcacatcatcatcatctccaaCAGCAGAGAGGAGATTGGCTCCCAGGAGTCGCTTCTCCCCTGGAGGTTCCAGTCACTGCACGCCTTGGGCTTCCGCAGCGCGGACAACGCAAGGGCCATGTACAGCATCGCCGCCAACAGCCGGGAATGCACCTACGGCGTCTtggacgacgaggatggccgGATCACCAAGGTCTTGGACGCTACCATGAAGAGGATCACCTCAATGGCCGGTGCCACCATGCCAATAGAGGTGAAGCTCAAGTGCGAGCAGAACGCGATTCTGTCATCCATCGATTCTCCCCTCGTCAGCTACTTCATCTCCTCGGACAAGAAGGCTGGCATCATCTGGGCCAGCGCCCTGCTATCTTGTTCAGGGACCAAATTCGTGGTCCACCTGAGCAGCATGGGTGATGGCAACTTCCCTCCTGACAACCCTGAAGAATGGTCCAATCTGCTCAAAGTTGAAGTCAAGCATGACCAAGTTTCAGGCAAAGCTCATATAAAGGGTCAGCTCCAAGGGGAGGTGGTCGCCGTCAAGAAGGACATGGATGGAGATAGTAGATCCAAAAAGCCCAAGAAGGTGGCCTCCAAGGAGGTGGCAGCCGAGATGGTGCGGTACATGGCCGTGACGCTTGTCACGGACATCGTGGCCACCGAAAAAAGAGATTGGGAGCAGCTGCACGCAGCTGCACAGGACCTGTGCGATCGTTGGGCCACACACAAGGAATCATCTTGTGGCATCGAGGCTACTGAGGGTGGCCTCATATCTAATCTTGATGAGAACATCAAGGAGATGGAAATAAGGATGTATAACAACTACTtgtggagggagtacatgttGTCGTGGCTGTCGCACCAACGGTGGCAGATACCTCTGCCACCGTTGTTCATGGACAAACAGGCCGTCGATGAGCTCCCCATACAACTGGAAATCTTTGCAAAGGCTGGCACTCCTGATAACCAACAGCAAGCACACCAGGGTGGCCTTCCGATGTTGCTGCGTGTCAAGGTGCCAGAGACAGGGTTGGCAAAGTTGAAGACACCATTTGTCGATGTCGTCATGGTACTAGACAAAGGCCGGCCCCGGAGGGAGATGGAAAACCAAGCCAGGGAAAGGCTGCAGCTACTGTCCAAAGCCGTGGATGTCGTCATGAGCAAGCTCAGGCACAAGGATCGGCTCGCCATCTTACCCGTCGATTCCTCTGCTACTACCACCCCACCCAAAGCCTCGTGCTTCTTGGAGATGTCCAATCAAGGCCAGAGAGACACTGACAACTATATGCTGGACATGACAGAGCAAATGACCAAGGTTTCGACTCAAAATCCCAtacaggtatatatatatatcgatgcCCCACTACCTATATATCTAGATGTTTTTAGCAAGAATTTGCATGAGGTAATAGAGAAAGAGGATTTTAAGGCATAACTCAACTCCAGCTTAATTATTTGTGTGatactcaaaatttttaacttcagACGTCGATCTGGAGGAAGCAGCTTAACAAGACCATGAAGACATTGGGGAATTGCCTCCATATCAGCGGCACGAACACTACTACCACCACTCCATCATCATCCCCTAAAGAACAACACACGGTCTCTACCACTAACTCGGCAGCTGCAGATGGCAGCAGCATCAACCAGCTGACCAAAGCGATAATGGATGCCAGGAAGGTATGGTTGATACTattccctccatattttaatacatgatattgttaactttttaactACACATTTgacaaaacatattatttaaaaaatttacataattatcatttattttatggtgatttaatttattgataaatatattttaattacaaCTTTATTTTCGCATATTTGCACATAGGAGGTCAAATGTGTAGCAAAAAGTGACCAAAgtaatctattaaaatacggacGAAAtactatctatctatctattgtTCTATGTAGtaattatattagaaaaaatatcaatacacaCTAGAAGAAGAACCACAAAAAATCCGGTGGAGCTCCAAATGTGGAGATGGGTGGTTGAAGGTACTGGCAATGTCACTTACAGTGTCTGCCACGGCAGCTCGGGCCCTCGCCTCCTTCCCAAGGTGGAAGCCTTCGAGCAGAGGTCCGAGGGGGACTGGGTATCCCACTTGTGATATGAGGCAAGAATGTGCTCCGCAACCGTGTGTGCTAGGATGTGATCCTTGGTCACAATCGTGTGTTGGACACGGACGTACGGGAAGGTCCTCTAGAGCCCCGACGATGGACTCCAAGTCATTTGAATGCCCCCCATAGTTGAGTTCTTCTTAGTGAGAAGATGGTGCACTCTAATAGCTCTAGGCGACGGAGGGTGTCATTCACCTTCTTTATTGCCCCCCGCCTTCTTTAGAGCAAGACGGCCTCCAATTGGTCCCAAAGGTCTAGGAGGGGGCTTCCGTCTTGCACCTATGGGTTTCTGGCTGGCTCTAGACCCttacatttttctttgatcGGTTTCCTTGAGGACACGCTCCGTGCCTTGACTAGTGCACATCGTAACCTCAATTCAGCCTCAAGCACCTGGAGGTCCTGACGGCGGGCCTCCCACTCAGTCACCATTTTCTCCTTGCTAGCATGGTAATTCTCTACGTGGTGCTGCTCCCTCTTCTGGGCAAGCTCGCTTCACCTTTTGGCCTCAACTACGCACCGTTGGATCTCTAGGACCTGCTTGTCTAGCTCCACCTTCAGCTTTTAGAAGTTGGCCTCAGTTTCAAGGAGAGATGCTTTGATGTAGATGGCAGAAGCTTTGGATCGGCCACCACAGTGTCCTGCTTGGCCAACACATTCTCCAGGTCTTCGAAGCAAAGCATCATGCTTGGCCAAAGCTTTCCATTGCTCCTCAGGACCATTCTAGCAAGGCTAATCCAAAGGGGAGTTAGGTTGTCTGCACACCTTCGCTCAAAAGATGGCTAAGCATTGGGG
This window harbors:
- the LOC107303988 gene encoding uncharacterized protein LOC107303988; translation: MGRIARRSLVPSKSTTTLTASLSSLARFLGTDEPLWWRQRTRSTASLRPAVPPAGAAMLTIAGMTGRPGGSLLLPAVLPSIFTISGILFAVVLEDTLAVGGIAWKFPVDTHVQTSFRRFVCSYKVVAHSISKSQGIMP